In a genomic window of Streptomyces sp. SJL17-4:
- a CDS encoding helix-turn-helix transcriptional regulator, whose translation MILLRRLLGDVLRRQRQRQGRTLREVSSSARVSLGYLSEVERGQKEASSELLSAICDALDVRMSELMREVSDELSLAELAESAAASEPVPTPVRPMLNSVSVTSVGRVPTERVTIKAPAEAVDVVAA comes from the coding sequence ATGATTCTGCTCCGTCGCCTGTTGGGTGACGTGCTGCGTCGGCAGCGCCAGCGCCAAGGCCGTACTCTGCGCGAAGTCTCCTCGTCCGCCCGAGTCTCGCTCGGCTATCTCTCCGAGGTGGAGCGGGGGCAGAAGGAGGCTTCCTCCGAGCTGCTCTCCGCGATCTGCGACGCGCTGGACGTACGGATGTCCGAGCTCATGCGTGAAGTGAGCGACGAGCTGTCACTGGCCGAACTGGCCGAGTCGGCAGCGGCGAGCGAACCGGTGCCGACGCCGGTACGCCCGATGCTCAATTCGGTGTCGGTGACGTCGGTGGGCCGTGTGCCCACCGAGCGGGTGACCATCAAGGCGCCCGCGGAAGCGGTGGACGTCGTCGCCGCCTAG
- a CDS encoding SDR family oxidoreductase, which yields MTPPTTTAAANKSPLPAYDLAHRTAFVTGAASGIGRATAVLLAQAGATVHCADRDEPGLKETVALIAREGGTAHPHPLDVTDRAALAAAVRAAGPLHVMVAVAGIMHTSSVLETRDEDLDRVLAVNFKGVLYACQEAARSMIAAGVPGSIVTMASGAMDTASPGLLCYSVTKAAVVQLTKTLATEAGRHGIRVNAVAPGWIRTPMTDRHEPAAQEQVEAAMIRHSPLGRVGEAEDIAHAVLHLASDASAFTTGQILRPNGGVAMPW from the coding sequence ATGACGCCCCCGACGACCACCGCCGCGGCGAACAAGTCGCCCCTCCCCGCCTACGACCTCGCCCACCGCACCGCCTTCGTCACCGGCGCCGCCAGCGGCATCGGCCGCGCCACCGCCGTCCTCCTCGCCCAGGCGGGCGCCACCGTGCACTGCGCGGACCGCGACGAGCCGGGCCTCAAGGAGACGGTCGCCCTCATCGCCCGCGAGGGCGGCACCGCACACCCGCACCCCCTGGACGTCACCGATCGCGCCGCCCTCGCTGCCGCCGTCCGCGCGGCCGGCCCCCTCCACGTCATGGTCGCCGTCGCCGGGATCATGCACACGAGCTCGGTCCTGGAGACCCGCGACGAGGATCTGGACCGCGTCCTCGCCGTCAATTTCAAAGGCGTGCTCTACGCCTGCCAGGAGGCGGCCCGCTCGATGATCGCGGCCGGCGTTCCCGGCTCGATCGTCACGATGGCCTCGGGCGCGATGGACACCGCGAGCCCCGGCCTGCTCTGCTACAGCGTCACCAAGGCGGCCGTCGTCCAGCTGACGAAGACGCTGGCGACGGAGGCGGGCCGTCACGGCATCCGGGTCAACGCCGTCGCCCCGGGATGGATCCGCACCCCCATGACGGACCGGCACGAGCCGGCCGCCCAGGAGCAGGTCGAGGCCGCGATGATCCGTCACTCACCACTGGGCCGGGTCGGGGAGGCCGAGGACATCGCTCATGCCGTCCTGCACCTCGCGTCCGACGCGTCCGCGTTCACGACAGGCCAGATCCTGCGCCCCAACGGCGGCGTCGCGATGCCCTGGTGA
- a CDS encoding DNA-formamidopyrimidine glycosylase family protein, with the protein MPEGDTIWQAAHRLHSALAGRVLTRSDLRVPRFATADLTGRTLLDVTPRGKHLLARVEGGLTLHSHLRMDGAWRVYATGERPRGGPDHQIRAILGNADHTAYGYRLPVLELIRTADEPDAVGHLGPDLLGPEWDAAAAEEATRRLTAEPTRSLGEALLDQRNLAGIGNVYKSELAFLAGVTPWLPVGDLRPDVPARLVATAHRLLDANKDRPDRRTTTTRHPGTPLHVYGRAGHPCLRCGAPIRKAELGDRVTFWCPGCQRGPENETTPDN; encoded by the coding sequence GTGCCCGAAGGAGACACCATCTGGCAGGCCGCCCACCGCCTGCACTCCGCACTCGCCGGCCGGGTCCTGACCCGCTCGGACCTCCGGGTGCCCCGCTTCGCCACCGCCGACCTGACCGGCCGCACCCTCCTCGACGTCACTCCCCGCGGCAAGCACCTCCTCGCCCGCGTGGAGGGCGGCCTCACCCTCCACTCCCATCTGCGGATGGACGGCGCCTGGCGCGTGTACGCCACCGGGGAGCGCCCGCGCGGCGGCCCGGACCACCAGATCCGCGCGATCCTCGGAAACGCCGACCACACCGCGTACGGCTACCGCCTTCCGGTCCTGGAGCTGATCCGCACGGCGGACGAGCCGGACGCGGTGGGCCACCTGGGCCCCGACCTGCTGGGCCCCGAGTGGGACGCCGCGGCCGCCGAGGAGGCGACCCGTCGGCTGACGGCGGAGCCCACCCGTTCGCTCGGAGAGGCCCTGCTCGACCAGCGGAACCTGGCCGGCATCGGCAACGTGTACAAGTCGGAGCTGGCCTTCCTGGCCGGCGTGACGCCCTGGCTCCCGGTCGGGGACCTCCGCCCGGATGTCCCCGCGCGCCTGGTCGCGACCGCCCACCGCCTCCTGGACGCGAACAAGGACCGCCCCGACCGCCGCACCACCACCACGCGCCACCCGGGCACCCCGCTGCACGTCTACGGTCGCGCCGGGCACCCCTGCCTCCGCTGCGGCGCCCCGATCCGCAAGGCGGAACTCGGCGACCGGGTCACCTTCTGGTGCCCCGGCTGCCAGCGCGGTCCCGAGAACGAGACCACCCCCGACAATTGA